The nucleotide sequence CGCATGCGATCGGCGCCATCCACTGGACCAATGCCTGGTCGGTCATCGATCCGGGTGCGCTGGTCAAAGCCTACGCTGATGATTTTGTCGGCCGGGGCGGTCGCATCGAGAAAGCCGAGGCCCGCGATCTGGAAACCGACGGTGACGGTTGGCGGTTGCGTACCGATCGTGGCGAGCTCAACGGCGATGAGCTGGTGCTGGCGACCGGACCGTGGTCGCCGGATTGGCTGGAACGTCTGGGGTATCGCGTGCCGATGTTCGTGATGCGTGGCTACCACATGCACTACGAGGCGGCCGCGGGCACCACGCTCAACTACGGTGTGATGGATTTCGAAAAGGGCTACTTGCTCACACCGAAACGTGCCGGTCTGAGGCTGACGACCGGTGCCGAACTCAACACCATCGACGCGCCGCCACGCTTCGGCCAGCTTGCCGCCGCCGAAGCCGCCGCGCGTGAAATGTTCGAGCTCGGCGCGCGCAAGGAGGCCGAGCCGTGGAAGGGGGCGCGGCCCTGCATGGCCGACATGAAGCCGATTATCGGCCCCGCGCACCGCCACAAGAACCTGTGGTTCGCCTTTGGCCACGGCCATCAGGGCTTCACGCTCGGGCCGACCACCGGCCGGCTGCTGGGTGAGCTCATGGATGGTGAATCGCCCCGGGTCGACATGACGCCATTCCGCAGCGATCGCTTCTGATCGCTGTGCTAAGACTGCGGTAGCGCGGATCGCGCCGAATACAGCCGTTCATAATCACAGCAATGGATTCCCGACCCTATATGACAACCGACGACCATCGACTGCCGTCTTCGCATATCGACATCGGCGGCGTCGCGCTGCCGCGCCGCGAGCTCGCCGCCGTGCTGCCGGACATCGAGCGTTTCGAAGCTCATCTCACCGATGCGTTGGCTGTCGACTCCCACATGCGCAACGGCGATGGCAGTGTGCCATCGTACGTCCGCAAATGGTCCGAAGCGCGTCTTGCGAATGTCATTGCCACGCTCAAGGAGTTGGGCAGTCTGCGCGAACAATTGAGTCAGCAGAAAATCGGGCCGGCCAGCAGCCCCGATGTGAGCGCCAACCGCGACGATAAATCGCATTGAACGCGTGGCCGGATACAATCGCATGGCGTCGCCGGATCACCGTATGCCCAGACCGCATGACGAAAACTTAGAAAGATGAAAGTTTAATGGCGGTGGTATAGAAAAAGACCCCACGGGTCCAAATTGCAATTCGCCGGCATTCGGCCCTATCATCCGCAGCCGTTCCCAGCGAACCCGGCCTCGTGATCACAACTGTCCGCTATGCCCTCGGCAGCGTCATCGTCGGTATTGCTGTCTTTGTTCTTAAATATCTGGCGTACGCCGTCACCGGCAGCGCGGCACTTTATTCGGATGCGCTCGAGAGCATCATCAATATCGTCGCCGCCGGGGCGGCCGTCGTGGCCCTGCGCGTCAGCGCCATGCCCGCGGACGAAAACCATCCCTACGGTCACCACAAGGCCGAATATTTCTCGGCCGTACTCGAAGGCGTATTGATCGTGATTGCCGCGCTGGCGATCTTCCGCCAGGCAGGGCAGACGTTCTTCCATCTTCATGCCTTGAACGCGCCTGTACACGGATTGTTGCTCAACGCGGTGGCAACCGTGCTGAACGCGGTGTGGGCGGCCGTTCTGATGCGCAACGGCCGCCGCTTGAGATCGCCGGCGCTTGCGGCCGACGGGCGCCACCTTTATGCCGATGTGGTGACATCGATCGGCGTGTTCGCGGGTGTAGTACTCGTCGGGCTGACCGGCTGGCTCTGGCTCGACCCGGTAATTGCCATACTGGTCGCGATCAATATTCTATGGTCCGGATGGCAACTGGTACGCGAATCCGTCGGCGGTTTGATGGACGAGGCCGTATCCGAGGCCGAACTGGAACGGATTCGAGCCGCGATCTTCAATCACTCGCAGGGTGCCTACCAAGCGCACGACCTGCGCACGCGCCATGCCGGTCGGCGGACCTTCATCGATTTTCATCTGGTGGTACCGGGCGACATGTCGGTCGAAGACGCCCACGTGATCTGCGATCGGCTTGAGGCGGCCATCGCGGACGAAGTGGCCGACAGTACGGTCACCATCCACGTCGAACCCGAAGACAAGGCCAAAGTCTCGAACGTTTATCTGTCCCAGTAAGATTGGCGCTGTTGCGACAACGGGCATTGTGGCAGTTGGATTGGCAAACCGGGATACACACAATGGGTCCGATCCGTAATTTAACATAATATACATTATGCACAGTAGTATGTGTCTTAACCGGCCCGCCTCGGCGATCGCCCGACTCTGCCACGACCGGATCCATGCATCACATGACTCGATGTGTTCGCGCCGACGCTCTGTCGCCGTATCCGGCCCGCTTGGCTTCGCCGGCCCCGCGCGGAACTACCGGGCTGGAGCCGCGGCATACTTGTCTTCCGCAGCGTCACGCTGTCGGCGATATCGTGCGGCTCGAACCCGAATCGGCTCCAAGGATTCCGACGGACTTTTCGGCCGTCATCGGTTCGACTCGTTTATGCTGGCGCCCCATGCGAGCGTCCGGCCGCGCCAGCGTTATCGATCGAGGTTTACCGACTCCGGAGATGACGTAAGGCCGGCATTCCTGGACTGATGCGCCGGTCGAGCCCGGTGTATCGGGCCCCGGTCGCGCGATTCGCAGCGGCGTTTTGGCGGCTCGCCGCGGTCGACCGATCCGCCAGCATCGCGTGCGGGCTGACGAGTTGCGCGATAATCGGCGCGGTGACGGCGCATGCGCATTCGGCTCGGCGGTCGCATCGCCACCAGGTTCGGGACATGACCCGCGAATGTGCAACCCGCGCCCGTTCCCGTTTCGCGCTGAGAGTATTGGTCGGTATTACGAATAACCCACGCCGCACTCTGTTACCGTGCGCCGCCGAGGCACGGCTCGGACTGCGCATTGGCCTCGCCAATGGCGCTTCGTGCGAAGCGGAACCGATGCTGCGCCGCCCGAGTCTTTCGAGAGCCCCTAGCGGCGGTACGCGATGTTATCCCGGGGGCGTAAAACAAGTTTGCAGCGGCCGGGTTCGTCCATGCCCTCGCGCGGCCTCATAAGGCTATTGGCGTATTCATGAACGCTTGGGTCGTGCTAAAGATAAATAGGGGCGCTTGCTTGGTTGGTTACGGGTAATGGCCTTTGTCGACATCGGCGGATTGCCGGCGCGACGTCTAACACCGAGGGTAGAACCATGAGACCGTCACAGTCAGAGACGCCCGAACTCGTCGATAGCCGGCAAGCGATACGCGACTACTACCTCGCGGACGAACACACGGTGATTCACAAGATGATTGCGGGGGCTCAGTTGACGCCGGCCGAGCGTGAGGCCATTTCGGCCCGTGCGGCGGATCTGGTGCGCGGTGTCCGCAAGAACGCGCAGCCCACCATCATGGAGAAGTTCCTGGCGGAGTATGGGCTGACCACCAAGGAAGGCGTCGCGTTGATGTGTCTCGCCGAGGCGCTGCTGCGGGTGCCGGACAACACCACCATCAACGACCTGATCGAGGACAAGATCAGCTCCGGCGCCTGGGGCACGCACCGCGGCAAGGCGTCGTCTTCGCTGATCAATACCGCGACCGTTGCGTTGCTGATGACCAGCAATCTGCTCAAGGACGCCGAACACAACAGCGTGGGAGATACGCTTCGCAGGCTGGTCAAGCGCTTCGGCGAGCCGGTGATCCGCACCGTCGCGGGCCAGGCGATGAAAGAGATGGGGCGCCAGTTCGTCCTGGGCCGGAATATCGACGAGGCACAGCGCGAAGCGAAGGAGTACATGGCCAAGGGCTACACCTACTCCTACGACATGCTGGGCGAAGCGGCGCGCACCGACGACGACGCCAAACACTATTTCGAGTCCTATTCCAACGCGATCGACAGCATTGCAAAAGCCTGTAAAGGCGATGTGCGCAAGAATCCGGGCATTTCGGTCAAGCTGTCCGCCCTGCTCGCCCGCTACGAATACGGCAACAAAGAACGGGTGATGAACGAGCTTCTGCCCCGCGCCCGCGAGCTGGTAAAAAAAGCGGCGGCGGTCAATATGGGATTCAACATCGACGCCGAGGAACAAGACCGGCTCGACCTGTCTCTCGATGTGATCGAAGCCATCGTGTCGGATCCTGAACTGAACGGTTGGGACGGCTTCGGCGTCGTGGTTCAGGCCTATGGCAAGCGTTCCGCCTTCGTCCTCGACTGGCTTTACGCCCTGGCGAAAAAATACGATCGGCGCTTCATGGTGCGTCTGGTCAAGGGGGCTTACTGGGATGCGGAAATCAAGCGCGCCCAGACCATGGGGCTGAACGGTTTTCCGGTATTCACCCGCAAGGCCTGCAGTGATGTGTCGTTCCTGTCGTGCGCGACCAAGCTGCTGAACATGACCGACCGCATCTATCCCCAGTTCGCCACCCACAATGCCCATTCGGTGTCCTCGATTCTTGAGTTGGCCAAGCGCAAGGGCGTGGATAACTACGAGTTCCAACGCCTGCATGGCATGGGCGAATCCCTGCACGACGAGGTGTTGAAAGTCAGTGGCGTACCTTGTCGTATTTATGCACCGGTCGGCCCGCACAAGCATCTGCTGGCATACCTGGTACGCCGCCTGCTGGAAAACGGGGCCAACAGCTCATTCGTCAACCAGATTGTCGATAAAAGCATTACGCCGGAAGAGATCGCCAAGGATCCGGTCGATGCCGTCAAGGCGATGGGAAACAACATTTCCAGCAAGGCGATTGTTCACCCGTTCAAGCTGTTCGGGGCCCAGCGCCGCAATTCCAAGGGTTGGGATATCACCGACCCGGTTACGGTTAAAGAGATCGATGCCGGGCGCGATGCCTATCGCGACCACCGCTGGCGCGGCGGCCCAGTCATTGCCGGTGAGGTATCGGGAACCGAGGTCCAGACCGTGCGCAACCCGGCGAATCCCGAAGACACGGTGGGCCATGTCACGCAGGCCTCCGAGGCCGACGTAAACACCGCGATTGCCGCGGCCCAGAAAGGTTTCAAAGCCTGGTCTGCACGCCCCGCCGAGGAGCGGGCGCAGTGCCTGCGCAAAGTCGCGGACCTGTACGAGGCCAACGCCCACGAGCTGTTCGCGCTGGCGACCCGGGAGGCCGGCAAATCCCTGCTGGACGGCATTGCCGAGATCCGCGAGGCCGTGGATTTCGCCCTGTACTATGCCAATGAAGGCGTGCGCTACCGGGACAGCGGTCACGCGCGCGGCGTCATGGTGTGTATTTCCCCATGGAACTTCCCGCTGGCCATCTTCACCGGCCAGATCATGGCCAATCTGGTGGCCGGGAACGCGGTTCTGGCCAAGCCGGCCGAACAGACCTCGCTACTGGCCGCGCGCGCCGTGGCGTTGATGCACGAGGCCGGAATTCCCGAAGACGTGATTCAACTGCTGCCGGGCAGCGGTGCCACCGTGGGTGGGGCGCTGACATCCGACGCCCGCGTCTCCGGGGTCTGCTTCACGGGATCGACGGCAACGGCGCAGCGAATCAACAAGGTGATGGCGGAAAACCTGGCGCCGGACGCCCCGCTGGTGGCGGAAACCGGCGGGCTGAACGCCATGATTGTCGATTCGACCGCCCTCCCCGAACAGGTCGTGCGCGATGTGCTGGCCTCCTCCTTCCAGAGCGCGGGGCAGCGTTGTTCCGCGCTTCGTATGCTGTATGTGCAGAAAGACATTGCGGATAACCTGCTGGAAATGCTCTACGGCGCGATGGATGAGCTGGGTATCGGCGATCCCTGGCTGCTGTCGACCGATGTCGGCCCGGTGATCGACGAAGCCGCGCGCAAGAAAATCGCCGATCACTGCGCCAACTTCGAGGCCAAGGGCCGGTTGCTCAAGAAAGTACCGGCCCCCGGAAACGGGACGTTTGTGTCGCCGGCCGTAATCAAGGTCAGCGGCATCGAGGAACTCGAAGAGGAAGTGTTCGGGCCGGTACTGCATGTGGCCACGTTTGCCGCCAAGGATATCGATAAGGTCGTGGATGCGGTCAATGCGAAGGGCTATGGCCTGACGTTCGGCATCCATACGCGCGTGGACCGCCGTGTCGAGCGCATTTCAAGTCGCATCAAGGTGGGCAACGTCTACGTCAACCGCAATCAGATCGGGGCGATCGTCGGCTCCCAGCCGTTCGGCGGCGAAGGCCTGTCGGGCACCGGGCCGAAAGCGGGCGGGCCACAATACGTCCGCCGCTTCATGCAGGGCGAGACGATCGAGGTAGCCGCCGATTCCGGCGGCAAAAAGATCGAGGCAAAGGAACTGCAAGGCCTGGTCGACAAGCTTGATTCGCTCACGGCGCCCAACCCGGGGGCGCGTATCGAGGCATTGACGCCGATCTTTGGCCATGTGCCGGCGCCGCTGGATGCCCAGGATGAACAAATGCCCGGGCCGACCGGTGAACTCAACCGTCTGTCGCATCACGCCCGCGGCGTTGTGTTGTGTCTTGGCCCGGATCGGAACACCGCACTCGAACAGGCGGCGACGGCATTGTCACAGGGCAATAAGGTGGCCGTGATCGCCCCGGGCGTGGACGAACAGGTTGGCAAGGCTGCTAAAGCGGGCCTGCCGATCGTCGGCATGGCCGGACAGCTGGCGCCGGAGGCGCTGGTCGACGCGCAGGGTTTTCAGGCGGTCGTGAGCTGCGCCCAGAGTCCGGTGCTGCGCGAATACCGCGTCGCGCTCGCCAGGCGCGATGGCGCATTGCTGCCGTTGATCACGGAACATATCCTGGATCAGCGGTTCGTCATCGAGCGTCATTTATGTGTGGACACGACGGCCGCCGGCGGTAACGCCAGTCTGATTGCCGCGTCCGAATAAGGACAGGACGGTGTCAGCCGACACGCATACCAGCCACGCCATTCCGGGCACGCAGTTCCGGATCGATCGGCCGGTTTCCACGTCTACCGTGGGCGTTCGGCTTGTTGCCGTCGCCCAGGTCAATTTACGGAACTCAAGGGTGCGCGCCCGTCCGGTCTGCCGGAACCACTGCGAATCAAATACGGTAGCGTCATGACAATAAAGACTCGAACCGAAGCGCCGCACACCGCGCTGGGCTTTTATCACAAGATTTCGCATCTGCGTTCCGATACCTGGAACGCGTTGACGCACGATCTGGCCGATGTCTTGCGCTCGGACAAGCCGCGTCAGACGCGCAGGCTGGTCAAGGCGATCGGCATCAAGCTGACGCGGCTCGAGATCATCGAGGATTATCACGCCTTTCCTTCCAGCGAAGACTTTCGCCATCTGTGGTCGCTTTTCAACGAGCGGCAATACGCCCAGCTCGACAAGGTGGTCAACCGTCTTGTGCGCGCACTGGTCAGCGAGTCGTATCGGCGCCGGCCGATCGACCTGAGCGATACCGACGCCGAGGATATCGAGAACCACGACGCCCTGGCCCGTTTCCGGCGCGGCCACCCCGGGTTCAACTCATCGGCCCAGCCCTACTTCGAAGTGCTGCTTGTCGACAATCTGTCGGCCGATGAGGACGAGGTGGTGCGGGACGCCTTCTACCGCATGCGCCGTGAGGAAGATCGGTTTGTCTATGACGTGGTCACGGTACGCAGCTTCGAGGATGCGCTGATCGCCGTATTGATCAACCCCAATATTCAGGCGTGCCTGATCCGCTACGAGTTTCCCTACAAGTCGAAATACAACCTCAGCGCCATTCGGCGGACGCTGGAAGGCCTGTCGGAAATGGATCTGGAAAACCAGCCGGCCTCCGAGCGCAGCATCCAACTGGGCGCCATGATCCACCAGCTGCGTCCGGAAATCGATCAGTTCCTGGTGACCAATGGCGAAGTGGAGTCCACTGCCAGCCGCGATATCGATTACTTCACCCGTATCTTCTATCGCGAAACCGACTACATCGAGCAGCACCACACCATCCTGCGGGCGATCGACAACCGCTATCGCACGCCGTTCTTCGATGCCCTGCGGGAATACAGCCGCAAGCCCACCGGCGTTTTTCATGCCATGCCCATCTCGCGAGGCAAGTCGATCACCCGGTCCCACTGGGCCGGTCAGATGATCGACTTCTACGGCATCAACATCTTTCTGGCGGAAACATCGGCCACCTCGGGCGGGCTCGACTCCCTGCTGCAACCCTACGGGCCCATCAAGCGGGCACAGGAATACGCCGCACGCGCCTTCGGCGCGCGCGAGAGCTTCTTCGTCACCAACGGCACCTCCACGGCAAACAAGATCGTGGTGCAGGCGCTGGTCAAGCCCGGCGATGTCGTACTGGTGGACCGTGATTGCCACAAGTCGCATCACTATGGCCTGGTGCTGACCGGCGCCTACGCGAGCTATCTGGATTCCTATCCGCTCGACGATTACTCGATGTACGGTGCGGTCCCGCTGAAGACGATCAAGAAGACGCTGCTGGAATACAAGCGCGCAGGTCGGCTCGACCAGGTCAAGATGCTGCTGCTGACCAACTGCACCTTCGATGGCATCGTCTACGACACGCGACGCGTGATGGAAGAGTGTCTGGCCATCAAGCCCGACCTCATGTTCCTCTGGGACGAGGCGTGGTTTGCCTTTGCCACGTTCAACCCGACCTATCGCCCCCGCACGGCCATGAACGCCGCCGACACCCTGCGCGATCGTTATCGCAGCACCGCCTATCGCCGAGAATATGCCGCGTGGAAAGCACGCTTCGACGCGCTCGACCCGGATGATGACGCAACCTGGCTCGATCAACGTTTGCGACCGGATCCGGATCAGGTGCGCATTCGGGTCTATGCAACCCACTCCACCCACAAGACGCTGACCTCACTGCGTCAGGGTTCGATGATCCATATCTACGATCAGGACTTTCGCCAGAAGGTGGAATCCACCTTCCACGAAGCCTACATGACGCATACGTCGACCTCGCCGAACTACCAGATTCTGGCGTCGCTCGACGTGGGACGCATGCAGGCCGAGATGGAAGGCTTCGAACTGGTCAATTCGCAGATCGAAACGGCACTGTCGCTACGCGAGCAGTTATACAACCATCCCCTGCTCAAGAAGTATTTCCAGGTCCTCAAGAACGGCGACATGATTCCGGCCGAATATCGCCAGTCGGGCGTGCACACCTTCTACGATCATCATCGGGGCTGGCATCAGATGGAGGAGGCCTGGGCGCAGGACGAGTTCGTCGTCGACCCGACCCGGGTGACCATCGCGATCGGCAATACCGGGGTTGACGGCGACCAGTTCCGGACCGATTACCTGATGAACCAGTTCGGCATCCAGATCAACAAGACCTCGCGCAATACCGTGCTGTTCATGACCAACATCGGGACTTCGCGCAGCTCGATCGCCTACCTGATCGATGTCCTCATCCG is from Salinisphaera sp. LB1 and encodes:
- a CDS encoding FAD-binding oxidoreductase yields the protein MSRHTLILGAGMVGVSIAWHLQARGRQVTLVDRREPGRETSYGNAGLIQREAVKPHPFPRDLSDIWRVLPNRSIDIRYRTGAMFAEANPLWQYWRYSAPKTFARIVPEYASLIVHCTAEHERMFTTAGAEHLIRRDGWLQVFRSSAVFDDELAQAADFRDRFGVTFERIDAEQLHAMEPSLSAHAIGAIHWTNAWSVIDPGALVKAYADDFVGRGGRIEKAEARDLETDGDGWRLRTDRGELNGDELVLATGPWSPDWLERLGYRVPMFVMRGYHMHYEAAAGTTLNYGVMDFEKGYLLTPKRAGLRLTTGAELNTIDAPPRFGQLAAAEAAAREMFELGARKEAEPWKGARPCMADMKPIIGPAHRHKNLWFAFGHGHQGFTLGPTTGRLLGELMDGESPRVDMTPFRSDRF
- the putA gene encoding bifunctional proline dehydrogenase/L-glutamate gamma-semialdehyde dehydrogenase PutA — its product is MRPSQSETPELVDSRQAIRDYYLADEHTVIHKMIAGAQLTPAEREAISARAADLVRGVRKNAQPTIMEKFLAEYGLTTKEGVALMCLAEALLRVPDNTTINDLIEDKISSGAWGTHRGKASSSLINTATVALLMTSNLLKDAEHNSVGDTLRRLVKRFGEPVIRTVAGQAMKEMGRQFVLGRNIDEAQREAKEYMAKGYTYSYDMLGEAARTDDDAKHYFESYSNAIDSIAKACKGDVRKNPGISVKLSALLARYEYGNKERVMNELLPRARELVKKAAAVNMGFNIDAEEQDRLDLSLDVIEAIVSDPELNGWDGFGVVVQAYGKRSAFVLDWLYALAKKYDRRFMVRLVKGAYWDAEIKRAQTMGLNGFPVFTRKACSDVSFLSCATKLLNMTDRIYPQFATHNAHSVSSILELAKRKGVDNYEFQRLHGMGESLHDEVLKVSGVPCRIYAPVGPHKHLLAYLVRRLLENGANSSFVNQIVDKSITPEEIAKDPVDAVKAMGNNISSKAIVHPFKLFGAQRRNSKGWDITDPVTVKEIDAGRDAYRDHRWRGGPVIAGEVSGTEVQTVRNPANPEDTVGHVTQASEADVNTAIAAAQKGFKAWSARPAEERAQCLRKVADLYEANAHELFALATREAGKSLLDGIAEIREAVDFALYYANEGVRYRDSGHARGVMVCISPWNFPLAIFTGQIMANLVAGNAVLAKPAEQTSLLAARAVALMHEAGIPEDVIQLLPGSGATVGGALTSDARVSGVCFTGSTATAQRINKVMAENLAPDAPLVAETGGLNAMIVDSTALPEQVVRDVLASSFQSAGQRCSALRMLYVQKDIADNLLEMLYGAMDELGIGDPWLLSTDVGPVIDEAARKKIADHCANFEAKGRLLKKVPAPGNGTFVSPAVIKVSGIEELEEEVFGPVLHVATFAAKDIDKVVDAVNAKGYGLTFGIHTRVDRRVERISSRIKVGNVYVNRNQIGAIVGSQPFGGEGLSGTGPKAGGPQYVRRFMQGETIEVAADSGGKKIEAKELQGLVDKLDSLTAPNPGARIEALTPIFGHVPAPLDAQDEQMPGPTGELNRLSHHARGVVLCLGPDRNTALEQAATALSQGNKVAVIAPGVDEQVGKAAKAGLPIVGMAGQLAPEALVDAQGFQAVVSCAQSPVLREYRVALARRDGALLPLITEHILDQRFVIERHLCVDTTAAGGNASLIAASE
- a CDS encoding cation diffusion facilitator family transporter, with translation MTTVRYALGSVIVGIAVFVLKYLAYAVTGSAALYSDALESIINIVAAGAAVVALRVSAMPADENHPYGHHKAEYFSAVLEGVLIVIAALAIFRQAGQTFFHLHALNAPVHGLLLNAVATVLNAVWAAVLMRNGRRLRSPALAADGRHLYADVVTSIGVFAGVVLVGLTGWLWLDPVIAILVAINILWSGWQLVRESVGGLMDEAVSEAELERIRAAIFNHSQGAYQAHDLRTRHAGRRTFIDFHLVVPGDMSVEDAHVICDRLEAAIADEVADSTVTIHVEPEDKAKVSNVYLSQ
- a CDS encoding aminotransferase class I/II-fold pyridoxal phosphate-dependent enzyme → MTIKTRTEAPHTALGFYHKISHLRSDTWNALTHDLADVLRSDKPRQTRRLVKAIGIKLTRLEIIEDYHAFPSSEDFRHLWSLFNERQYAQLDKVVNRLVRALVSESYRRRPIDLSDTDAEDIENHDALARFRRGHPGFNSSAQPYFEVLLVDNLSADEDEVVRDAFYRMRREEDRFVYDVVTVRSFEDALIAVLINPNIQACLIRYEFPYKSKYNLSAIRRTLEGLSEMDLENQPASERSIQLGAMIHQLRPEIDQFLVTNGEVESTASRDIDYFTRIFYRETDYIEQHHTILRAIDNRYRTPFFDALREYSRKPTGVFHAMPISRGKSITRSHWAGQMIDFYGINIFLAETSATSGGLDSLLQPYGPIKRAQEYAARAFGARESFFVTNGTSTANKIVVQALVKPGDVVLVDRDCHKSHHYGLVLTGAYASYLDSYPLDDYSMYGAVPLKTIKKTLLEYKRAGRLDQVKMLLLTNCTFDGIVYDTRRVMEECLAIKPDLMFLWDEAWFAFATFNPTYRPRTAMNAADTLRDRYRSTAYRREYAAWKARFDALDPDDDATWLDQRLRPDPDQVRIRVYATHSTHKTLTSLRQGSMIHIYDQDFRQKVESTFHEAYMTHTSTSPNYQILASLDVGRMQAEMEGFELVNSQIETALSLREQLYNHPLLKKYFQVLKNGDMIPAEYRQSGVHTFYDHHRGWHQMEEAWAQDEFVVDPTRVTIAIGNTGVDGDQFRTDYLMNQFGIQINKTSRNTVLFMTNIGTSRSSIAYLIDVLIRLAKDFERRWEDSGRSERKVIEHRIHSLTRELPPLPDFSRFHDAFRPWPDSATPEGDIRRAYFLSYDDDNTDYLRFDNGALQRDLQAGREVVSASFVIPYPPGFPVLVPGQVISQEIIDFLTALDVKEVHGYRPELGLLIFNEQALARAAEHPA